The genomic interval GCCCGGATTTCCCGGTCCGGTTCTATATCCGGCCGGCGGCGAAGTCCGCGGCCGGCCACATCGCCCACCCGTAGTGCGAATGCGCGGCCCAATCGAGGCCGCCGCCGCACACCGGATCGCCTGCGGTGCAGTAGTTTCCGGTGCGCCAGCCATAGGCGCCGGGCACACCCCAGCCGAGCAGGCGGTTGGGGTCACCGAACAGCAGCACCGCGGCCACTCTGGGCTCGATCCAGCCGGGCAGGTGGTGTACACCGCCCAGCGAAGTCACGTTGCCCGTGCCGAGCACACCGTGCACCACGAGGGCGCCCTGCGAATATCCGACGAGGACGAAGCGCTGATCCGGGCACCGCGCGGCCTGCTGCTCGAGGTGTGCGGTCAGATCGCGGGTGCCGTCGCTGACGGACCAGGGCACGGCCAGGTTCGCGGGATAGTCGACCGAGTACGCCGTGGTATCCACCGGAAGCGCCTGCCGCAGCGTCTCATACAGCGGATCGCCGACGGCGCTGCCGAGCCATCCGGGCTCGCCCGTGCCCCTGGCGGCCACCACATCCACTGCGGCACAGGGGTTCGCCCAGGCCGTCGTCGTGCCCAGGCTCGCCGCCGCGACGGCGGCGGTGCAGATCAGCAACGCGAATGCCCTTGCCGCCCGCCACCTTTCGAAACGAATAGTCTTCCGGTTTACCATCGTGATCACCCAACTCACGCCGTTGTGAGCGGCCGAGTGTGACGATAGTCAGTGACTATCACTCGGCCGTATATCCGCGAAGGTAAGAATCGCCGGGGTGACCGTCAAGCAATCGGAGTCAAGCGAGACCCGCTCGGCACGCAATCGTTGCACGCGGCGGCCTCGCCAGCACCGAATGTCGGGCGCGCCCAGGTGGTCTC from Nocardia goodfellowii carries:
- a CDS encoding cutinase family protein — translated: MVNRKTIRFERWRAARAFALLICTAAVAAASLGTTTAWANPCAAVDVVAARGTGEPGWLGSAVGDPLYETLRQALPVDTTAYSVDYPANLAVPWSVSDGTRDLTAHLEQQAARCPDQRFVLVGYSQGALVVHGVLGTGNVTSLGGVHHLPGWIEPRVAAVLLFGDPNRLLGWGVPGAYGWRTGNYCTAGDPVCGGGLDWAAHSHYGWAMWPAADFAAGRI